From Paracoccus aminovorans, one genomic window encodes:
- a CDS encoding DUF2484 family protein, which produces MMLLVGHPFVAALCAVLWGVLACLLPFVRLRWRHAALWTLVLCGVPVLGWLTYLCGPGFGVLFLSLGLSLLVWPPFETRRRRAPAQRGLR; this is translated from the coding sequence ATGATGCTGCTGGTCGGCCACCCGTTCGTCGCGGCGCTTTGCGCGGTCCTGTGGGGCGTGCTGGCCTGCCTGCTGCCCTTCGTGCGGCTGCGCTGGCGCCATGCCGCGTTGTGGACGCTGGTGCTGTGCGGCGTGCCGGTGCTGGGCTGGCTGACTTATCTCTGCGGCCCGGGCTTCGGCGTGCTGTTCCTGTCGCTGGGCCTGTCGCTGCTGGTCTGGCCGCCGTTCGAGACCCGCCGCCGCCGCGCGCCGGCGCAACGCGGGCTGCGCTGA
- the ftsA gene encoding cell division protein FtsA: MKDLYEGQRAMRSMRRQAMQRGVIAVLDIGTSKIACLVLQFDGPSQFRETDGVGPMAGQSNFRVIGTATTRSRGLRYGEIETMAETERAIRTVIQSAQKVAGVRVDHVIACISGARPASYGLAGEIALPSGKVGEGDVARVLAACDVPDFGRGREVLHAQPVNFALDGRSGLSDPRDQSGGRLACDMHVLTIDGDAAGNLVHCIRRCDMELAGVASASYASGLAALVEDEQELGAACVDLGGGTTGVSVFIKKHMIFADAVRFGGELITQDIAKGLRVSHAVAERLKTLHGGVEATGRDDREMIELGGETGDWETDRRSGSRADLIGIMRPRVEEILENVAGILDAAGFDSMPSRQIVLTGGGSQIPGLDALAARMLGQNVRIGRPLRIQGLPHNATAPGFSSAIGLALLTAHPQDEWWDFDMPAEHYPARSLRRAYRWFRSNW, encoded by the coding sequence ATGAAGGATCTGTACGAGGGGCAGCGGGCGATGCGGAGCATGCGCCGCCAGGCCATGCAGCGCGGGGTCATCGCGGTTCTGGACATCGGCACCTCGAAGATCGCCTGCCTCGTGCTGCAATTCGACGGCCCCAGCCAGTTCCGCGAGACGGACGGGGTCGGCCCCATGGCCGGCCAGTCGAATTTCCGCGTCATCGGCACCGCCACCACCCGCTCGCGCGGCCTGCGCTATGGCGAGATCGAGACCATGGCCGAGACCGAGCGCGCCATCCGCACCGTCATCCAGTCGGCGCAGAAGGTGGCGGGCGTGCGTGTCGATCACGTCATCGCCTGCATCTCGGGCGCGCGGCCGGCAAGCTATGGGCTGGCCGGAGAGATCGCGCTGCCTTCGGGCAAGGTGGGCGAGGGCGACGTCGCCCGCGTGCTTGCCGCCTGCGACGTGCCGGATTTCGGCCGCGGCCGCGAGGTGCTGCACGCCCAGCCGGTGAATTTCGCCCTGGACGGCCGCTCGGGGCTTTCGGACCCGCGCGACCAGTCCGGCGGCCGGCTGGCCTGCGACATGCATGTGCTGACCATCGACGGCGACGCCGCCGGCAACCTGGTGCACTGCATCCGCCGCTGCGACATGGAGCTGGCCGGGGTGGCCTCGGCCTCTTACGCCTCGGGGCTGGCGGCGCTGGTCGAGGACGAGCAGGAGCTGGGCGCGGCCTGCGTGGACTTGGGCGGCGGCACCACCGGGGTTTCCGTCTTTATCAAGAAACACATGATCTTCGCCGATGCTGTTCGATTCGGCGGGGAATTGATCACCCAGGACATCGCCAAGGGCCTGCGCGTCAGCCATGCCGTGGCCGAGCGGCTGAAGACGCTGCACGGCGGCGTCGAGGCCACCGGACGCGACGACCGCGAGATGATCGAGCTGGGCGGCGAGACCGGCGATTGGGAGACCGACCGCCGCAGCGGCAGCCGCGCCGACCTGATCGGCATCATGCGGCCGCGGGTCGAGGAGATCCTGGAAAACGTCGCCGGGATCCTGGACGCGGCGGGCTTCGATTCGATGCCCTCGCGCCAGATCGTGCTGACCGGCGGCGGCAGCCAGATCCCGGGGCTGGACGCGCTGGCCGCGCGCATGCTGGGCCAGAACGTCCGCATCGGCCGGCCGCTGCGCATCCAGGGCCTGCCGCATAACGCGACCGCGCCGGGGTTTTCCTCGGCCATCGGGCTGGCGCTGCTGACCGCCCATCCGCAGGACGAATGGTGGGATTTCGACATGCCCGCCGAACATTATCCGGCGCGCAGCCTGCGTCGGGCCTATCGCTGGTTTCGCAGCAACTGGTAG
- a CDS encoding D-alanine--D-alanine ligase, whose translation MAGRSSRTAPKVVVLMGGPSAEREVSLSSGRECAKALRQAGYEVVELDAGRDLPARLVDAAPDVVFNALHGRWGEDGCVQGLMEWLGLRYTHSGVLASALAMDKSRAKQAFREAGIPVVESVIADAAEVCTRHVLPPPYVVKPNDEGSSVGVYIVHEAANAPPQLSDQMPARVMVETYAPGRELTVAVLGDRALGVTEIVTEGWYDYDAKYKPGGSRHVVPAEIPAEIDAACRDFAVRAHQALGCRGLSRSDFRWDESRGLAGLIILETNTQPGMTPTSLAPEQAAHVGMDFPALCRWIVEEALCRA comes from the coding sequence TTGGCGGGCAGGTCGAGCAGGACAGCCCCGAAAGTCGTGGTCCTGATGGGCGGACCCTCGGCCGAGCGCGAGGTTTCCCTCTCGTCCGGGCGGGAATGCGCGAAGGCGCTGCGGCAGGCGGGCTATGAAGTCGTCGAATTGGATGCGGGCAGGGATCTGCCCGCGCGTCTGGTCGATGCCGCGCCGGACGTGGTCTTCAACGCGCTGCACGGCCGTTGGGGCGAGGACGGCTGCGTCCAGGGCCTGATGGAGTGGCTGGGGCTGCGCTACACCCATTCCGGCGTGCTGGCCTCGGCGCTGGCCATGGACAAGTCCCGGGCGAAGCAGGCGTTTCGCGAGGCGGGCATTCCTGTCGTCGAAAGCGTCATCGCCGACGCGGCCGAGGTGTGCACCCGCCACGTCCTGCCGCCGCCCTATGTCGTCAAGCCGAATGACGAGGGCTCCTCGGTCGGGGTCTATATCGTCCACGAGGCCGCCAACGCCCCGCCGCAGCTCTCGGACCAGATGCCCGCGCGGGTCATGGTCGAGACCTATGCCCCCGGCCGCGAGTTGACCGTCGCCGTGCTGGGCGACCGGGCGCTCGGCGTGACCGAGATCGTCACCGAGGGCTGGTACGACTACGACGCGAAATACAAGCCCGGCGGCTCGCGCCACGTCGTCCCGGCCGAGATCCCGGCCGAGATCGATGCCGCCTGCCGCGACTTCGCCGTCAGGGCGCATCAGGCGCTGGGGTGCCGCGGCCTGTCGCGCAGCGATTTCCGCTGGGACGAATCGCGCGGCCTGGCCGGGCTGATCATCCTTGAAACCAACACCCAGCCGGGGATGACGCCGACCTCGCTGGCGCCGGAGCAGGCGGCGCATGTCGGCATGGACTTTCCCGCGCTCTGCCGCTGGATCGTCGAGGAGGCGCTATGCAGGGCTTGA
- the murC gene encoding UDP-N-acetylmuramate--L-alanine ligase, with the protein MNAATKLPGELGPIHFIGIGGIGMSGIAEVLMTLGYAVQGSDAKRSKITDRLEKLGAAVFEGQRAENIGEAGVVVISTAIKKGNPELEEARRRGLPIVRRAEMLAELMRLRSNVAVAGTHGKTTTTTMVATLLDAGGFDPTVINGGVIHAYGSNARAGAGEWMVVEADESDGSFNRLPATIAIVTNIDPEHMEHWGSFDALRKGFQDFVSNIPFYGLAVCCTDHPEVQALVGRTTDRRVVTFGFNAQADIRAINLRYENGIAHFDIALQGEEDAPVIEDCTLPMPGDHNVSNALAAVAVARHLGMKRAQIREALAKFGGVGRRFTRVGEVNGVTIIDDYGHHPVEIAAVLKAARQATKGRVIAVHQPHRYTRLSGLFDDFCTCFNEADVVAIAEVYSAGEEPIPGASRDDLVAGLIAHGHRHARAVMDEGDLERLVREQARPGDMVVCLGAGTISAWANNLPERLLGQAA; encoded by the coding sequence ATGAACGCAGCGACCAAACTTCCGGGCGAATTGGGCCCCATCCATTTCATCGGCATCGGCGGCATCGGCATGTCGGGCATCGCCGAGGTGCTGATGACGCTGGGCTATGCCGTGCAGGGATCGGACGCGAAACGCTCGAAGATCACCGACCGGCTGGAGAAGCTGGGCGCCGCCGTCTTCGAGGGCCAGCGCGCGGAAAACATCGGCGAGGCCGGCGTGGTGGTGATCTCGACCGCGATCAAGAAGGGCAACCCCGAGCTTGAGGAAGCCCGCCGCCGCGGGTTGCCCATCGTGCGCCGGGCCGAGATGCTGGCGGAACTCATGCGCCTGCGCTCGAACGTCGCCGTGGCCGGCACGCATGGCAAGACCACCACCACCACCATGGTCGCGACGCTGCTGGATGCCGGCGGCTTCGACCCGACCGTCATCAACGGCGGCGTGATCCACGCCTATGGCTCCAACGCCCGCGCCGGTGCCGGCGAATGGATGGTGGTCGAGGCCGACGAATCGGACGGTTCGTTCAACCGCCTGCCGGCGACCATCGCCATCGTGACCAACATCGACCCCGAGCATATGGAGCACTGGGGCAGCTTCGACGCGCTGCGCAAGGGCTTCCAGGATTTCGTCTCGAACATCCCCTTCTACGGCCTTGCCGTCTGCTGCACCGACCACCCCGAGGTGCAGGCGCTGGTCGGCCGCACCACCGACCGCCGCGTGGTCACCTTCGGCTTCAACGCCCAGGCCGACATCCGCGCGATAAACCTGCGCTATGAAAACGGCATCGCGCATTTCGACATTGCCCTGCAGGGCGAGGAAGACGCCCCGGTCATCGAGGACTGCACCCTGCCGATGCCCGGCGACCACAACGTCTCGAACGCGCTGGCCGCCGTCGCGGTCGCCCGCCATCTCGGCATGAAGCGCGCCCAGATCCGCGAGGCGCTGGCCAAGTTCGGCGGCGTCGGCCGCCGCTTCACCCGCGTGGGCGAGGTGAACGGCGTCACCATCATCGACGACTACGGCCACCATCCGGTCGAGATCGCCGCCGTGCTGAAAGCCGCGCGCCAGGCCACCAAGGGCCGGGTCATCGCCGTGCACCAGCCGCACCGCTATACCCGGCTCTCCGGCCTCTTCGACGATTTCTGCACCTGCTTCAACGAGGCCGACGTGGTCGCCATCGCCGAAGTCTATTCCGCCGGCGAGGAACCTATCCCCGGCGCCTCGCGCGACGATCTGGTGGCGGGGCTGATCGCCCACGGCCACCGCCACGCCCGCGCGGTGATGGACGAGGGCGACCTGGAGCGCCTGGTTCGCGAACAGGCCCGGCCCGGCGACATGGTGGTCTGCCTTGGCGCCGGCACCATCTCGGCCTGGGCCAACAACCTGCCCGAGCGGCTGCTGGGGCAGGCCGCATGA
- a CDS encoding cell division protein FtsQ/DivIB, with the protein MQGLNFHRGQDAGRPAPVRHAPARPAPSQQPRPVRKDPAPSRLAYRLNRMMLRPLVRRLVHVGLPAFLAALVAGIWLSDDTRRAHLTGGLDALVDRVQNRDEFLVKMMTIEGASPVVDKGLRAMLPVELPASSFDIDLEKLRERVLKLDAVEAVDLRIKPGGVLSAVVTERVPALLWRHARGIELLDKTGHRVASVTSREVRGDLPIISGEGADRAAAEALALIDAAGPILPRLRGLERMGERRWDVVLDRGQRIKLPENGALPALERAIAIDRAQHMLDRDLSVVDLRQQQRPVVQLGLEAQNAIRRARGQPELGPDGKAIAAETAKKTSGNGKKKSG; encoded by the coding sequence ATGCAGGGCTTGAACTTCCATCGCGGTCAGGATGCCGGCCGGCCGGCGCCGGTGCGTCATGCGCCCGCGCGGCCCGCGCCGTCGCAGCAGCCGCGCCCGGTGCGCAAGGACCCGGCGCCGTCGCGGCTGGCCTATCGGCTGAACCGGATGATGCTGCGGCCGCTGGTGCGGCGGCTGGTGCATGTCGGGCTGCCGGCCTTTCTGGCGGCGCTGGTGGCGGGGATCTGGCTGTCGGACGACACCCGCCGTGCGCATCTGACCGGCGGGCTCGACGCGCTGGTGGACCGGGTGCAGAACCGCGACGAATTCCTGGTCAAGATGATGACCATCGAGGGCGCCTCGCCGGTGGTGGACAAGGGGCTGCGGGCGATGCTGCCGGTCGAGCTGCCGGCGTCGAGCTTTGACATCGACCTGGAAAAGCTGCGCGAGCGGGTGCTGAAGCTGGATGCGGTCGAGGCGGTGGACCTGCGCATCAAGCCCGGCGGCGTGCTGTCGGCGGTGGTGACGGAACGGGTGCCGGCGCTGCTGTGGCGCCACGCCCGCGGCATCGAGCTGCTGGACAAGACCGGGCACCGCGTCGCCTCGGTCACCTCGCGCGAGGTGCGGGGCGACCTGCCGATCATCTCGGGCGAGGGCGCCGACCGCGCCGCGGCCGAGGCGCTGGCGCTGATCGACGCCGCCGGGCCGATCCTGCCGCGCCTGCGCGGGCTGGAACGCATGGGCGAACGGCGCTGGGACGTGGTGCTGGACCGCGGCCAGCGCATCAAACTGCCCGAGAACGGCGCGCTGCCGGCGCTGGAGCGCGCCATCGCCATCGACCGCGCCCAGCACATGCTGGACCGCGACCTGTCGGTCGTGGACCTGCGCCAGCAGCAGCGCCCGGTGGTGCAACTGGGGCTGGAGGCGCAGAACGCCATCCGCCGCGCCCGGGGCCAGCCCGAACTGGGTCCGGACGGCAAGGCCATCGCCGCCGAGACGGCGAAGAAGACATCGGGAAACGGCAAGAAGAAAAGCGGCTAA
- the murB gene encoding UDP-N-acetylmuramate dehydrogenase: MSHTLPTPRGALTPNRPLADLTWLRVGGPADWLFQPADEADLADFLAALDPAVPVFPMGVGSNLIVRDGGIRGVVIRVGRGFNTIEIAGETVIAGAAALDAHVARKAAEAGRDLTFLRTIPGGIGGAVRMNAGCYGSYVADHLVSVRVVARDGSIHDLPADALNLAYRHADLPEGWVVTRATFRAASGEPAELAAKMDDQLARRDASQPTRDRSAGSTFRNPAGFSSTGRADDSHELKAWSLIDAAGLRGHRLGGAQMSEKHPNFLLNAEGATAAELESLGELVRDRVRESSGHELQWEVIRVGEP, encoded by the coding sequence ATGAGCCACACGCTTCCCACGCCCCGCGGCGCCCTGACCCCGAACCGCCCGCTCGCCGACCTGACCTGGCTGCGCGTCGGAGGCCCCGCCGACTGGCTGTTCCAGCCCGCGGACGAGGCAGATCTGGCCGATTTCCTCGCCGCGCTCGACCCCGCCGTGCCGGTTTTTCCGATGGGCGTCGGCTCGAACCTGATCGTGCGCGACGGTGGCATCCGCGGCGTGGTGATCCGGGTGGGCCGCGGATTCAACACCATTGAAATCGCGGGGGAAACCGTCATCGCCGGCGCCGCCGCGCTGGACGCCCATGTCGCCCGCAAGGCGGCCGAGGCCGGGCGCGACCTGACCTTCCTGCGCACCATTCCCGGCGGCATCGGCGGCGCCGTGCGCATGAATGCCGGCTGCTATGGCAGCTATGTCGCCGACCACCTGGTCTCGGTTCGGGTCGTGGCGCGTGACGGCAGCATCCACGATCTGCCCGCCGATGCGCTGAACCTCGCCTATCGCCACGCCGATCTGCCCGAGGGCTGGGTGGTGACCCGCGCCACCTTCCGCGCGGCCTCGGGGGAACCCGCTGAACTGGCTGCGAAAATGGACGATCAGCTGGCCCGCCGCGACGCCAGTCAGCCGACCCGCGACCGCTCGGCCGGCTCGACCTTCCGCAACCCGGCCGGCTTTTCCTCGACCGGCCGTGCCGACGACTCGCATGAGCTCAAGGCATGGAGCCTGATCGATGCCGCCGGGCTGCGCGGCCATCGTCTGGGCGGGGCGCAAATGTCTGAAAAGCACCCGAATTTCCTGCTGAACGCCGAAGGCGCCACGGCAGCAGAGCTGGAATCCCTGGGCGAGCTGGTCCGCGACAGGGTGCGCGAAAGCTCGGGGCATGAGCTGCAATGGGAAGTCATCCGCGTGGGTGAGCCGTAA